Sequence from the Mesotoga infera genome:
AGCCGGAGGAAAACCAAAACGGAGGTGTATTTGTGTCGGTAGTATCAATGAAGCAGCTTCTCGAAGCCGGAGTTCACTTCGGTCACAGAACGAGAAGATGGAACCCCAAGATGAAGCCGTATATTTATGGTGAGAGAAAAGGCATCTATATTGTGGATCTTCAGAAGACCTTGAAACTCATCGAAGAAGCTTATGAGCATGTGAGAAATTCTGCTCAGGAAGGCGCAACGTTCCTTTTTGTTGGCACTAAGAGGCAGGCTCAGCAAATCGTACAAGAAGA
This genomic interval carries:
- the rpsB gene encoding 30S ribosomal protein S2, with the translated sequence MSVVSMKQLLEAGVHFGHRTRRWNPKMKPYIYGERKGIYIVDLQKTLKLIEEAYEHVRNSAQEGATFLFVGTKRQAQQIVQEEAKRCDSFYVNNRWLGGLLTNFTTIKKRIEALKNFEEMEESGKLAALPKKEQSMINKRL